In Dama dama isolate Ldn47 chromosome 10, ASM3311817v1, whole genome shotgun sequence, the sequence AGGTCAGAGCAGGGCTGGACTTACCTCCATCCATGTGCTTCAGCGCCTTCTCAGCCTCGTCTGGATTCTCAAACTCCACATAGGCGTAGCCTTTAGACAAATGGGGGTGCATCCTTTCTACAGGcatgtcaatcattttaattttcccaTAGGTGGAGAATATCTCCATGATGTGATCCTAGGGAGGAAGAAGGGTCACTTAGGCTCACCCTCCCATCACTTGTGTAAAAGTCAGAGAACTCGCCACACAATGACCACActctcagcacacacacaagataTATTCCGTTAAAATGAAGTAACCAGTGCTCTACTTGGTCACATGCCACCAACTCAGCCCTCAGAAATGCTGCATTTTACGATTACCTTCTGGCAGAGGTGGGCttctcattttccattttaaacatcTCCAAGAATCACCCCAGTGTCCACTGGACAGAGCAGGACTCCTCACCTTGGTCACATTCCTGGTGAGCCGCCCGATGTGCACTTTGGTGGGTTTCGGGGAAGGGCTCcgcctcttcctttccttctcatcTCTCTTCGGTGGCTTGGACCTAAGTGAAAAACACAAAATCCTATCAAGACAGTGAAACTCCTTTTTTGGTCTACTTTGGTAATAACTATGATAACCTTATAGCCCCAGTCTGTAAATTTAGGTCCCAGATAACTTGAGTTTTGGAGGCGATCCCCCGAACCAACCAGTCCCCCGTGGAGAAGAGGGGCTGGAAAGGAGCTCACTTTGAGCGGGAACGCCGCCTGTTGTCGTGTCTGCGCCGAGAAGGGCTCGGGGAGCCGGAGGAGCTGCTGGAGCTGGAGCTGCGCGACGTGCTGGAACTTCCCGAGCGGCTCGAAGCTGAAGACGAGCTGGAGCCGCTGCTGGAGCCCGTGCTGGTGCTAGAGCCTGAGCTGGAGGTAGAGCTGGACCGGGACCTGAGGGGCAAGAGGGAGGGGTCACGGGCGGGAGCAGTGCCTCCTCACTCCAGACAAGAGGAACTGCTGGGCTCATATTCTCAAGCCTCATGGCTTTCCCCAGCACCCACGGACACCCTCCAGCCCCGTCCTAACAAAGTCCTTGCAGGGACAGAAACAGCATTTGTACCGTGCAGTGACAGGACTGCTTCCTACCTACACAGAAGCCTTGCCTACTGGGAGGAAAAGGAGCAGTCTGGCAAGTCAGAGCCCCGGCTCAGCTTGGAAGGCAGCTACTGACTGACACAGGCTGGTTTtcaacagaaggaaaagaaaagagccaGGCTAGGGTGATCCAACCACAACTCCAAATCAAAAGCATGCAAGAGAAAAGCATAACTCAAGATGTCGCATTCCTAATgcctcaaaaaaaggaaaaaaaaaaacaaaaaacaaaaacacaa encodes:
- the RNPS1 gene encoding RNA-binding protein with serine-rich domain 1 isoform X2, yielding MAPSPTKRKDRSDEKSKDRSKDKGATKESSEKDRGRDKTRKRRSASSGSSSTRSRSSSTSSSGSSTSTGSSSGSSSSSASSRSGSSSTSRSSSSSSSSGSPSPSRRRHDNRRRSRSKSKPPKRDEKERKRRSPSPKPTKVHIGRLTRNVTKDHIMEIFSTYGKIKMIDMPVERMHPHLSKGYAYVEFENPDEAEKALKHMDGGQIDGQEITATAVLAPWPRPPPRRFSPPRRMLPPPPMWRRSPPRMRRRSRSPRRRSPARRRSRSPGRRRHRSRSSSNSSR